CAGCTTTGGAGGTTCAAATCCTTCTGCCCCCGTTTTTGAATAATATTTACGAAGGTTTAAGATGAATTTAATTAGAACGTTCATACAATTTTTTAAAGAGTCGTATTACGAGCTTACAAAGGTTACATGGCTTGGCAAAAAAGAAGTTGTGGGAACTACTATAATAGTGATTATATTTGTTATTATCATGTCTATTTTTGTAAGCGTTGTTGACTTGTTTTTAGGCACTGTTGTTGGTATTATATTATAGCTGGAGTGAGAAATGGCAAACCAATGGTATGTTGTTCATGTTTATTCAGGACATGAATATAAAGTAAAAAAAGGGTTGGAAATGACTGTTGCAAATTTGAACATGCAGGATACTATTTCGCAAATACTTGTCCCCACTGAAGAGGTAATTGAGGTAAAACAAAATAAAAAAAAAATAAAAAAAAGAAAATTCTATCCCGGTTATATTTTTGTTGAGATGACGATAAACAATTCGACTTACTGGCTTATTAGAAACACCGCAGGAGTTACAGGTTTTTTGGGCGGCGTAAAGCCTATTCCAATATCGCAGTTTGAAGTTGAAAATATTCTTAACACTGTTGCCAATCCGGATACTTCTAAGCCCAGACCCGCGGTATCGTTTGAGAAAGAAGAAAATATCCGTATTATTGAAGGGCCGTTTAAACATTTTATAGGTATCGTGGAAGAAGTCAATCACGAGAGAGGTAAGTTAAGAGTTATGGTGACGATATTCGGAAGGCATACACCGGTAGAGCTTGGTTTCTTGCAGGTTGAAAAAATGTAAAAAAGTTAAGGTTAAATTCTATATATATTTTTACTTATATGCGAAATCAGTCAATACAGGAGTAATATAAAATGCCCCCTAAAAAAATAAAAGCAATGATTAAATTACAAATTCCCGCAGGCGGAGCAAATCCGTCGCCACCAGTAGGTCCCGCATTGGGACAGCAGGGCGTAAATATTATGGATTTCTGCAAACAATTCAATGAAAGAACAAAAAGTATGGAGCAGGGAATGACAATACCTGCAGTTATAACTGTATTTGAAGACAGATCATTTACTTTTATAACAAAAATACCCCCCGTTCCGGTTTTGATTAAAAAAGCTGCCGGTGTTGCAAAAGCTTCTGGAGTTCCTAATAGAAATAAAGCAGGAAAAATTACTGCGACACAGGTAGAAGAAATAGCAAAGCAAAAAATGCCGGACTTAAATGCAAACGGAGACCTGAATGCTGCAAAGCTTATGATTGAGGGAACTGCAAGAAGTATGGGCATTGATATTGTTAAGTAACCGTAAAGTTGAAAGTGAAAGCAAATAGTGAAATTGACAATAATAATAGAAGTGAATTGTGGGAGTCGGTTTATGCTCGACATATAACCACAGGAGGAAAAAGTGGGTAAAAGATTAAGCGAAGCGTCAAAGTTAGTTGATAAGAACATGGTTTATAAACTGACGGAAGCTGTAATTCTTGTAAAAGAAACGGCAAAAGCAAAATTTGACGAAACTATTGAAATTCATATTAAGTTAGGCATTGATCCTAAACGGAGCGATCAGATGGTGAGAGGTACAATATCTATCCCGCACGGCATCGGTAGGACAAGAAAAATCGCGGTTTTGGCAAAAGGCGAAAAACAAAAGGAAGCTGAAGCAGCGGGTGCTGATATTATAGGTTCAGATGACTTAATTGAGGATATATCAAAAGGTAAACTTGGTTCTGGCTTCGACGTTTTGGTTGCGACGCCTGACGTTATGAAAGATTTGAGTAGGGTTGCAAAAATTCTCGGACCTAAGGGTCTTATGCCGAATCCGAAGTCAGGAACTGTGACGTTTGAGATCGGCAAAACAGTTGAAGAACTTAAAAAAGGAAGAGTCGAATATAAAAACGATTCTTTCGGAATAATTCATGTTCCGGTAGGAAAGGCATCTTTTGAAAAAGAAAAACTTGAAAACAATATAAAAACTTTGCTTGAAGCTGTTGCGAAAGCAAAACCTTTAAGTTCAAAGGGACAGTATATAAAGAGTATTTCTATTTCATCAACTATGGGTCCCGGTATATTTGTTGAACAAAAAATATAGTTGCTTTTTAAGTTTTAGTTATATAAAAGGCGGCTGACTAAAGGCTGTCTTTTACTTTTTTTGTGAGGATGGTGTCAGATGAGAAAAGTGCAGGAAATAGAGGATTTGCTTGCTCCAGTTGCAGCGAGGGAAAAAATTGAAATAGTTGATGTACAGTACAGTAAGAAAGCTGGCGATTGGGTTGCAAGAATTTTTATCGATAAAGACAGCGGGGTGACAATAAGCGACTGTGAAAATATAAGCTGTATTTTCGGTGCTTTTTTAGATGAGAGCGATATATTAAAAGATTCTCATGTTCTGGAAATTTCTTCTCCGGGATTTAAAAGAGTTTTAAAGAGCGAAAAAAGTTTTAGACGTTTTATAGGAAGTAAAACTAGAATTCGGACTTTTAAACCTATAAATAATCAAAGGAATTTTTTAGGAACTCTTTTAAATTTTGATGATGGCAGGATAAAAATAAACGATGTGACAAACGGAGTTGTGGAAATAGAATTTTCAGATATAAGAAAAGCTAATATAGAAGCAGATATTTAGGGGGGATGGAATGGCAGAAAAGGGTGAACTTTTAATAGCTCTTGAGCAGATTGAGAAAGATAAGAAAATTAAGAAAGAAGATATTTTAGTAGTGATAGAAAATGCTCTTGTGTCGGCCTATAAAAAACATGTTGGTAAAAATGTTAATGTTGAAGCTAAAGTCAATCCTGAATTGGAGGAGATGACGGCAAGCGTAGTAAAAGTTGTTGTCAAGGATGTTGTAAATCCGCTTTTAGAGATATGTGTTCAAGATGCAAAAAAATTCGATCAAAGTGCAGAGATTGGGACTGAGGTAAGAATACCTCTTGATACGCGGGATTTTTCGCGTATTGCCGCGCAGACAGCAAAACAGGTTATAGTGCAGAAAATCAGGGAATCCGAGAGGGATTCGCTGTTTGACGAGATGAAAGAAAAGATTGGACAGATTGCAAATGGTGCTATATATCGCATAATAAACAGAAATCTTATAGTGGATTTGGGTAAAACAGAAGCGATACTTCCTTCAAGCGAGCAGGTATTTAAAGAGAAATTTAGTGTTGGGCAGTATATAAAAGCCGTAATTATAAAAGTTGAAAAGAGTGTTAAAGGTTCCGGAGTCGTTTTATCGAGAACAAGCATCGAACTTGTAAAAAGACTTTTTGAACTTGAAGTTCCTGAAATTTACGAGAAAATTGTAGAGATAGTAAATGTTGTAAGAGAGCCGGGTGTGAGGACAAAGATAACCGTACTGTCGCATAATCCGAAAGTTGATCCTGTAGGAGCATGCGTAGGCGTGAAAGGCGCGAGAGTGAAACCCATCATCGATGAATTAAGAGGTGAAAGGATTGATTTGGTGTCTTATTCTGTAGATCCGGCAAAATATATAGCGAGTGCGATGTCTCCCGCAAAAATTGTTTCCGTAACCACTATTTCTGAAGAAGAGAAAAAAGCAGAAGTTTTGGTGACCGATGATATGCTGTTTTTGGCTATTGGCAAAAACGGGCATAACGTAAGACTTGCAGCAAAACTCACAGGTTGGCATATCGATGTAAAATCAGAGGGACAGAAAAAACAGGAAGGTAATGAAAGAATTGAAAAACAAGCTGAGGTTTTCGAAAAACTTGAAGGTTTTAGCGAAAGAATCATAAAAATGCTTGTAAAAGCTGGAATTACGGATGTAGAAAAGTTATCCTTGCTAACAACTGAATATCTTATTACTCTACCTGGTATAGGTCATAAAACTGCCGAAAAGATTATTGAAGTGGCAAAAAAAATAGCATTAGAAAATAAGCAGGAGTGTTTATATGCCATCAAAACAAGGTGATAAAGTAGAAGTTTCTGAAGAAAAAAGTGCAAAAAAGAATACCGTATCGTCAGGTAAAACAAAAAAAGTTTCAGCTAGAAAAGCCGTAAAAAAAGCTGCTATTGGAGTTGCTCAAAAGGTGGTTAAAACTAAAGTTGTGTCTAAAAAAACGGAATTAGGTGCTAAAACAAAATTTGTTAGGACGAAAGTGGGAAAAGCTAACTCTGTTAGAAAGAAAATTATTAAGGATGTTTTTTCTGAAAAAAATGACCATGAAGAAAAATCTGAGATTGAAAAAAAATATGATTTAGAAACTGTTGTAAAAGAAGAAAAAGCGACACCTAAAAAAGAATCTGCAATAATAAAAGGACAAGAAACTGTTATTTTGCATTCTCCGATGTCTTCTGATGCAACAGCTGGATATCAAGAGTCGAAACAAAAACCGATAGAACCAGAATCGTCTGTTCCGAAAACTGAAAACCCAAAAACTGCTATAAAATCTACAGAGGCTAAGCCCGGAACCGTTAAAGATAATTACAATGGGATAATTTTAATAAATGAGTTGATAACCGTAAGAGAACTTGCCGATAAAATGAAGCTTATGTTTGGTGACGTTTTAAAGAAACTTCTTTCTATGGGAAGTCTTGCTACCATAAATCAAAGGCTTGATACTGATACGGCTATTCTTTTGGCTAAAGAGTTTGATTATGATGCGAGATTTACGTCAATTTATTCCGAAGAGGAAATAAATTCCAAAGAGGATTCTTCAAAATTAAAGCAGCGTCCGCCGGTTGTTACAATTATGGGACATGTTGACCACGGTAAAACTTCTCTTCTTGATGCAATAAGAAGCAGCGACGTTATTGCAGGCGAACACGGCAGAATTACGCAGCATATTGGAGCATATAAAGTTAAAGTGTCTAGTGGGGACTACATTGCGTTTTTGGATACTCCGGGTCATGAAGTTTTTACAGCAATGCGTTCTAGAGGAGCTCAGGCTACCGATATAGTCGTACTTGTTATTTCTGCAGCTGATGGTGTAATGCCGCAGACAGTTGAAGCTATAAATCATGCAAAAGCCGCAAATGTACCTATTATTGTTGCTGTAAATAAGATAGATTTGCCTTCTTCAGACACGCAGAAGGTAAGACAGGAATTAAGCAATTATGGTCTTGTGCCTGAAGAATGGGGTGGTGATACGATAATGATTGATATTTCTGCAAAACAGAAAACCAATATTAATTCATTGCTTGAAATGATTTTGCTTAAAGCTGAGATGATGGAACTTAAAGCAAATCCTGATAAAAAAGCAGAAGGAGTAGTTATTGAAGCAAAACTCGATTCACGCAGAGGTCCGGTCGCGACGCTTTTGGTTCAAGGCGGAACTTTAAGAGTTGTCGATAATTTGGTTATAGGAACGACTTATGGTAAAGTGAGAGCGATGATTGACGATCGCGGAAAGAGGTTTAATGAAGCTCCTCCTAGCACTCCTGTAGAAATTTTAGGTATGAATGAACCTCCGCATGTGGGTGATAAATTTATTGTGGTTGATAATGAATCGCAGGCGAGAGAGATTACTCGTTCGAGAAAGGGAAAAATTAAAGAAGCTTCTTTAAAGCCCAGACATCATTTGTCGCTTGCCGATATAAATATGAGGCAAGTGAAAGATTTAAGAATAGTATTGAAAGCAGATGTTCAGGGTTCTTTGGGAGCTTTAAGTGATGCTTTGGAGAGACTTTCGACTTCTGAAATAAGTTTGAAAATAATACATATGGGTGCGGGCGCAATTACAGAATCGGATATTGCTTTAGCTGTTGCTTCAAACGCTTTGGTAGTCGGTTTTAACTTACGTCCCGATACCGTAGTTGAAAAACTTGCAGAAGCGGAGGGAGTAAGCATAAATGTTTACAGAATTATTTATGATTTGATCGCAGATGTTAAAGCCGCTATGGAAGGATTGCTTGACCCCGATGTGAAAGAAAAAGTGTTAGGCAGAGCTGTTGTGAAACAGGTGTTCAGATTGTCAAGC
This genomic interval from Candidatus Endomicrobiellum trichonymphae contains the following:
- the rimP gene encoding ribosome maturation factor RimP produces the protein MRKVQEIEDLLAPVAAREKIEIVDVQYSKKAGDWVARIFIDKDSGVTISDCENISCIFGAFLDESDILKDSHVLEISSPGFKRVLKSEKSFRRFIGSKTRIRTFKPINNQRNFLGTLLNFDDGRIKINDVTNGVVEIEFSDIRKANIEADI
- the infB gene encoding translation initiation factor IF-2, which translates into the protein MPSKQGDKVEVSEEKSAKKNTVSSGKTKKVSARKAVKKAAIGVAQKVVKTKVVSKKTELGAKTKFVRTKVGKANSVRKKIIKDVFSEKNDHEEKSEIEKKYDLETVVKEEKATPKKESAIIKGQETVILHSPMSSDATAGYQESKQKPIEPESSVPKTENPKTAIKSTEAKPGTVKDNYNGIILINELITVRELADKMKLMFGDVLKKLLSMGSLATINQRLDTDTAILLAKEFDYDARFTSIYSEEEINSKEDSSKLKQRPPVVTIMGHVDHGKTSLLDAIRSSDVIAGEHGRITQHIGAYKVKVSSGDYIAFLDTPGHEVFTAMRSRGAQATDIVVLVISAADGVMPQTVEAINHAKAANVPIIVAVNKIDLPSSDTQKVRQELSNYGLVPEEWGGDTIMIDISAKQKTNINSLLEMILLKAEMMELKANPDKKAEGVVIEAKLDSRRGPVATLLVQGGTLRVVDNLVIGTTYGKVRAMIDDRGKRFNEAPPSTPVEILGMNEPPHVGDKFIVVDNESQAREITRSRKGKIKEASLKPRHHLSLADINMRQVKDLRIVLKADVQGSLGALSDALERLSTSEISLKIIHMGAGAITESDIALAVASNALVVGFNLRPDTVVEKLAEAEGVSINVYRIIYDLIADVKAAMEGLLDPDVKEKVLGRAVVKQVFRLSSYGIISGCSVTDGQIQRGIKIRLLRNNIIVFEGNISSLKRFKDDVKEVEKGYECGIGLENFSDVKPGDIIENFSIEKIVRKLDN
- the nusA gene encoding transcription termination factor NusA; protein product: MAEKGELLIALEQIEKDKKIKKEDILVVIENALVSAYKKHVGKNVNVEAKVNPELEEMTASVVKVVVKDVVNPLLEICVQDAKKFDQSAEIGTEVRIPLDTRDFSRIAAQTAKQVIVQKIRESERDSLFDEMKEKIGQIANGAIYRIINRNLIVDLGKTEAILPSSEQVFKEKFSVGQYIKAVIIKVEKSVKGSGVVLSRTSIELVKRLFELEVPEIYEKIVEIVNVVREPGVRTKITVLSHNPKVDPVGACVGVKGARVKPIIDELRGERIDLVSYSVDPAKYIASAMSPAKIVSVTTISEEEKKAEVLVTDDMLFLAIGKNGHNVRLAAKLTGWHIDVKSEGQKKQEGNERIEKQAEVFEKLEGFSERIIKMLVKAGITDVEKLSLLTTEYLITLPGIGHKTAEKIIEVAKKIALENKQECLYAIKTR
- the rplA gene encoding 50S ribosomal protein L1, with the translated sequence MGKRLSEASKLVDKNMVYKLTEAVILVKETAKAKFDETIEIHIKLGIDPKRSDQMVRGTISIPHGIGRTRKIAVLAKGEKQKEAEAAGADIIGSDDLIEDISKGKLGSGFDVLVATPDVMKDLSRVAKILGPKGLMPNPKSGTVTFEIGKTVEELKKGRVEYKNDSFGIIHVPVGKASFEKEKLENNIKTLLEAVAKAKPLSSKGQYIKSISISSTMGPGIFVEQKI
- the rplK gene encoding 50S ribosomal protein L11 — translated: MPPKKIKAMIKLQIPAGGANPSPPVGPALGQQGVNIMDFCKQFNERTKSMEQGMTIPAVITVFEDRSFTFITKIPPVPVLIKKAAGVAKASGVPNRNKAGKITATQVEEIAKQKMPDLNANGDLNAAKLMIEGTARSMGIDIVK
- the nusG gene encoding transcription termination/antitermination protein NusG, with product MANQWYVVHVYSGHEYKVKKGLEMTVANLNMQDTISQILVPTEEVIEVKQNKKKIKKRKFYPGYIFVEMTINNSTYWLIRNTAGVTGFLGGVKPIPISQFEVENILNTVANPDTSKPRPAVSFEKEENIRIIEGPFKHFIGIVEEVNHERGKLRVMVTIFGRHTPVELGFLQVEKM
- the secE gene encoding preprotein translocase subunit SecE, which codes for MNLIRTFIQFFKESYYELTKVTWLGKKEVVGTTIIVIIFVIIMSIFVSVVDLFLGTVVGIIL